A window from Acidobacteriota bacterium encodes these proteins:
- the map gene encoding type I methionyl aminopeptidase, with protein MIICRSQAEIERMRPANALVADVLAALAAEVAPGVTTKDLDQLAERLVRDAGAEPAFKGYRGYPATLCASVNEEVVHGIPSAKRVLRDGDIISLDMGVKVNGFYGDSALTVAVGRIAERAQELLDVTRQSLERAIAAVAVGGRLSDIGHAVQQWVEQHGFSIVREFVGHGIGERLHEDPQIPNYGPPGRGPKLAAGMVLAIEPMVAMGKPETRVLADGWTAVTRDGSLAAHFEHTVAVTADGPQVLTVRSGRPLAGMHPVRS; from the coding sequence GTGATCATCTGCCGGTCGCAGGCGGAAATCGAGCGGATGCGGCCGGCCAATGCGCTGGTGGCCGACGTGCTCGCGGCGCTCGCGGCGGAAGTTGCACCGGGCGTGACGACGAAGGACCTGGATCAGCTCGCCGAACGCCTGGTGCGCGACGCGGGGGCCGAGCCGGCGTTCAAGGGGTATCGCGGCTACCCGGCCACGCTGTGTGCGTCGGTGAACGAGGAAGTGGTGCACGGGATCCCGTCGGCGAAGCGGGTGCTGCGCGACGGCGACATCATCTCGCTCGACATGGGCGTGAAGGTGAACGGGTTCTACGGCGATTCGGCGCTGACCGTGGCGGTTGGCCGGATTGCCGAGCGGGCGCAGGAGCTGCTCGACGTGACGCGCCAGTCGCTCGAGCGCGCGATCGCGGCCGTTGCGGTGGGCGGACGGTTGTCGGACATCGGGCACGCCGTGCAGCAGTGGGTGGAGCAGCACGGGTTCTCGATCGTGCGGGAGTTCGTAGGGCACGGCATCGGCGAGCGCCTGCACGAGGACCCGCAGATTCCGAACTACGGCCCGCCGGGACGCGGGCCGAAGCTCGCGGCCGGCATGGTGCTGGCGATCGAGCCGATGGTGGCGATGGGCAAGCCGGAGACGCGCGTGCTCGCCGACGGATGGACGGCCGTCACGCGGGATGGCAGCCTCGCGGCGCACTTCGAGCACACGGTCGCGGTGACGGCCGACGGCCCGCAGGTGTTGACGGTGCGATCGGGCCGGCCGCTCGCCGGCATGCATCCCGTCAGGTCGTGA
- the rpsD gene encoding 30S ribosomal protein S4 encodes MARYIGPVCRLCRREGMKLFLKGERCYTEKCAIEKRNVPPGQHGRSRKAKLVGYGIQLREKQKVKRTYGVLENQFRRYFEAADRQKGITGELLLQMLERRLDNVVYRLGFATSRPQARQLVRHGHFTVNGRKVDIPSYAVRSGDVVALRAKSGENAIIQHAMEEVKGRGIPEWLLFDAGGRAGRVVQLPTRQQINLPVQEQLIVELYSK; translated from the coding sequence ATGGCTCGATATATCGGTCCGGTCTGCCGGTTGTGCCGGCGCGAGGGCATGAAGCTGTTCCTCAAGGGGGAACGCTGCTACACGGAGAAGTGCGCGATCGAGAAGCGGAACGTGCCGCCCGGTCAGCACGGCCGATCCCGCAAGGCGAAGCTCGTCGGCTACGGGATTCAACTGCGCGAGAAGCAGAAGGTCAAGCGCACCTACGGCGTGCTCGAGAACCAGTTCCGCCGCTATTTCGAGGCGGCCGACCGGCAGAAGGGCATCACCGGCGAGCTGCTCCTCCAGATGCTGGAGCGGCGGCTCGACAACGTCGTCTACCGGTTGGGCTTCGCGACGTCGCGTCCCCAGGCGCGCCAGCTCGTCCGCCACGGCCACTTCACCGTCAACGGCCGCAAGGTGGACATCCCGTCCTATGCGGTGCGATCGGGAGACGTGGTCGCCTTGCGGGCCAAGAGCGGCGAGAACGCCATCATCCAGCACGCGATGGAAGAGGTGAAGGGACGCGGGATTCCCGAGTGGCTGCTGTTCGACGCGGGCGGCCGGGCCGGCCGCGTCGTGCAGCTTCCGACCCGCCAGCAGATCAACCTGCCGGTTCAGGAGCAGTTGATCGTCGAGCTGTATTCGAAGTAA
- the rpsM gene encoding 30S ribosomal protein S13, which produces MARIAGVDLPRTKRVEVGLTYIYGIGRTRSARILGAAGVSPDIRVKDLSEDDVRKITRVIEEEGRVEGDLRKEISMNIKRLVEIGSYRGARHRRNLPVRGQRTRTNSRTRKGPRKGAVPKKKVE; this is translated from the coding sequence ATGGCTCGGATTGCAGGCGTCGATTTGCCCCGCACCAAGAGGGTCGAGGTGGGCCTCACGTACATCTACGGCATCGGGCGGACCCGATCGGCTCGGATTCTCGGCGCCGCCGGCGTGAGCCCCGACATCCGCGTGAAGGACCTGTCGGAAGACGATGTGCGGAAGATCACGCGCGTCATCGAGGAAGAGGGGCGTGTGGAAGGCGATCTCCGCAAGGAGATCTCGATGAACATCAAGCGGCTCGTCGAGATTGGCAGCTACCGCGGCGCGCGGCATCGCCGGAACCTGCCCGTGCGCGGGCAGCGCACGCGCACCAACTCCCGCACGCGCAAGGGCCCGCGCAAGGGCGCGGTGCCGAAGAAGAAGGTCGAGTAG
- a CDS encoding M28 family peptidase: protein MLRASPDRLAHDLDVLAGQIGVRLAGTAGERAAADHVVRRAREAGAEVWDETFPVHAREVAEEALEVLIDGAWRPYPCSLFSSTPGTDGEWRSGELVTLTPTDYQRDDLGDITGKAVIHLGCHIESRAAYRRLIDAHPAFLLMVDTRFPGATPLADGMFPAYTSAIGAVPTLNVAYQDAWSWVARGASRARCRVTGGMQAATSQNVVIDLPGTDLADEILYASAHHDTQASSPGADDNGSGVAGLLEMARLLAGRPRRRTIRLVSFGAEEQLSVGAATYVRAHRAEVSRRGRLMYNLDSYGSHLGWLQLHVNAHPDFEDALRPRFREAGLYYQTVTSVVPYADHFPFVACGIAGVFHYRVNCDTGRFFHHRPDDDLSRVSTGVIARDVSAVATWLDDLSRMPVLPFTAGIPDAERARIDACWDDLFGGWTPPAGLSAPA, encoded by the coding sequence ATGCTTCGCGCCTCGCCCGACCGGCTCGCTCACGACCTCGACGTCCTCGCCGGGCAGATCGGCGTCAGGCTTGCCGGTACCGCCGGCGAACGTGCCGCCGCCGACCACGTCGTCCGTCGCGCCCGCGAGGCTGGCGCCGAGGTCTGGGACGAGACCTTCCCAGTGCACGCGAGGGAGGTGGCCGAGGAAGCGCTGGAGGTGCTAATCGACGGCGCGTGGCGCCCGTACCCGTGCTCGCTCTTCAGCAGCACTCCAGGAACGGACGGCGAATGGCGCAGCGGGGAGCTCGTCACCCTGACGCCCACCGACTACCAGCGCGACGACCTCGGAGACATCACCGGGAAGGCCGTCATTCACCTCGGCTGCCACATCGAATCGCGGGCGGCCTACCGGCGGCTGATCGACGCGCATCCGGCGTTCCTGCTGATGGTCGATACCCGCTTTCCTGGCGCGACGCCGCTCGCCGACGGCATGTTCCCCGCGTACACGTCGGCCATCGGCGCGGTGCCGACGCTCAATGTCGCGTACCAGGACGCCTGGTCGTGGGTGGCCCGCGGCGCTTCTCGCGCACGCTGCCGCGTCACGGGAGGGATGCAGGCGGCGACGTCACAGAACGTCGTGATCGATCTGCCGGGCACCGACCTCGCGGACGAGATTCTCTACGCGAGCGCTCATCACGACACGCAAGCGTCGTCGCCCGGCGCCGACGACAACGGATCGGGTGTCGCCGGTCTGCTCGAGATGGCGCGCCTGCTCGCGGGCCGGCCGCGCCGCCGGACGATTCGCCTCGTCTCGTTCGGCGCCGAAGAGCAGTTGTCGGTCGGAGCCGCGACGTACGTGCGGGCGCATCGTGCCGAGGTCTCGCGCCGGGGGCGGCTGATGTACAACCTCGACAGCTACGGTTCGCACCTCGGCTGGCTGCAGCTCCACGTCAACGCCCATCCCGATTTCGAGGATGCGCTGCGCCCGCGGTTCCGCGAGGCCGGCCTGTACTACCAGACCGTCACGAGCGTCGTGCCGTACGCGGATCATTTTCCGTTCGTCGCGTGCGGCATCGCCGGGGTCTTCCACTACCGCGTCAACTGCGACACCGGCCGCTTCTTCCATCATCGGCCGGACGACGATCTGAGCCGCGTGTCCACCGGCGTGATCGCGAGAGACGTGTCGGCCGTCGCCACGTGGTTGGACGATCTCTCCCGGATGCCGGTGCTGCCGTTCACGGCCGGAATCCCCGACGCGGAGCGGGCACGGATCGACGCGTGCTGGGACGATCTGTTCGGCGGATGGACGCCGCCGGCCGGGCTGTCCGCGCCGGCCTAG
- a CDS encoding adenylate kinase, which translates to MADGAVRLVMLGPPGAGKGTQGERIARERRIPRIATGDILREAVQGGTDVGRAAKATMNAGRLVSDDLVIGIVRERLTRPDAERGFVLDGFPRTLVQAETLDDLVDPRRPLIVVDIEVPEEALVTRLSQRRICGQCGTTARAGDRQCAKCGGTLVQRPDDDPEVIRERLRVYVRDTRSIVEYYRRRPTFRSVDGDQPEHMVAADIAAAIASVAGGWP; encoded by the coding sequence ATGGCGGACGGGGCGGTTCGACTGGTGATGCTCGGGCCGCCGGGAGCGGGCAAGGGCACGCAGGGGGAACGGATCGCGCGGGAGCGCCGCATTCCGCGGATCGCGACCGGCGACATCCTCCGCGAAGCGGTGCAGGGCGGCACGGACGTGGGCCGCGCCGCCAAGGCGACGATGAACGCCGGCCGCCTGGTGAGCGACGACTTGGTGATCGGGATCGTGCGGGAACGGCTGACGCGGCCGGATGCGGAGCGCGGGTTCGTGCTCGACGGCTTTCCGCGGACGCTGGTGCAGGCCGAGACGCTCGACGATCTCGTCGACCCGCGGCGGCCGCTCATCGTCGTCGACATCGAGGTGCCGGAGGAGGCGCTCGTCACCCGCCTCAGCCAGCGCAGGATTTGCGGGCAGTGCGGGACGACGGCGCGGGCGGGCGACCGGCAGTGCGCCAAGTGCGGCGGCACGCTCGTGCAGCGTCCCGACGACGATCCCGAGGTGATTCGCGAGCGGCTGCGGGTCTACGTCCGGGACACCCGCTCGATCGTCGAGTACTACCGGCGGCGTCCGACGTTCAGATCCGTCGATGGCGACCAGCCGGAACACATGGTGGCGGCCGATATCGCGGCGGCCATCGCCTCGGTGGCGGGAGGGTGGCCGTGA
- the rpsK gene encoding 30S ribosomal protein S11, with protein sequence MAKTQPEGAAAPEGGKSPAKKKTFKKRGEKRVVHHGYAHIQASFNNTIVTITDLEGHVIAWSSAGGIGFKGSRKGTPFAATQAAMAAGNAAKTHGMRSLEVRVKGPGAGRESAVRALQTVGMDVKSIRDVTPIPHNGCRPPKRRRV encoded by the coding sequence ATGGCCAAGACGCAACCAGAAGGCGCAGCGGCTCCCGAGGGCGGCAAGTCGCCCGCGAAGAAGAAGACGTTCAAGAAGCGCGGCGAGAAGCGCGTCGTCCACCACGGCTACGCGCACATTCAGGCGTCGTTCAACAACACGATCGTGACGATCACCGATCTCGAGGGGCACGTGATTGCCTGGTCGAGCGCGGGAGGGATCGGGTTCAAGGGATCCCGGAAAGGCACGCCGTTCGCGGCGACGCAGGCCGCGATGGCGGCCGGCAACGCGGCGAAGACCCACGGCATGCGATCGCTCGAAGTGCGGGTGAAGGGGCCGGGCGCCGGCCGCGAGTCGGCGGTGCGCGCGCTGCAGACGGTCGGCATGGACGTGAAGTCCATTCGCGACGTCACGCCCATTCCGCACAACGGCTGCCGGCCGCCGAAGCGGCGGCGGGTCTAG
- the infA gene encoding translation initiation factor IF-1 (stimulates the activities of the other two initiation factors, IF-2 and IF-3), producing the protein MMDDERETPGADVTGTVTAILPRALYRVGVGQGREVVAHARTGPGRTFVRLVVGDRVQVAISPRDAGRGRIVGKR; encoded by the coding sequence GTGATGGACGACGAGCGGGAGACGCCGGGGGCGGACGTCACCGGGACCGTAACGGCGATCCTGCCCCGGGCGCTGTATCGAGTGGGCGTCGGCCAGGGGCGCGAGGTCGTCGCGCACGCGCGCACGGGGCCGGGACGCACGTTCGTGAGGCTGGTCGTCGGCGATCGGGTTCAGGTGGCCATCAGCCCGCGCGACGCCGGGCGAGGGCGCATCGTCGGAAAGCGGTAG
- the secY gene encoding preprotein translocase subunit SecY, producing MDSLKNIFAIPELRKRVLFTFGILTAYRLGGHIPTPGINKDALYELTQQAAASNLFGLYDMFSGYNLSQMTVFALGVMPYISASIILQLLTVVWPYLERLSKEGELGRRKITQYTRYGTILLSVVQALGIAIFLENASQAGGYQIVTNPGWGFRLMTVLTLSTGSTLVMWLGEQITERGIGNGMSLLIYAGIVVGLPRGALATIQQLRMGSIGLFTLIILVVLMVAVVGAVVFVERGHRRVTVQYARRMVGRRLMGGTSTHIPLKVNTGGVMPVIFASSILAFPQTLKPMFAATSFADRAITQLSIGYPLYNLLYVGLIVFFAYFYTAIIFNPDDVAENMRKYGGFVPGIRPGKRTAEHIDQILARVTLAGALYLAAIALLPELLLTGFKVQPIPFIGDRLDAIMPRFITEGLGVPFYFGGTSLLIIVGVAMDTVQQVESQLIMRHYDGFMKKTRIRGRRG from the coding sequence ATGGACAGCCTGAAGAACATCTTCGCGATTCCCGAGCTGCGCAAGCGCGTGCTGTTCACGTTCGGGATCCTGACGGCGTACCGCCTGGGCGGCCACATCCCGACGCCCGGGATCAACAAGGACGCGCTGTACGAGCTGACCCAGCAGGCGGCGGCGAGCAACCTGTTCGGTCTGTACGACATGTTCTCGGGCTACAACCTCTCGCAGATGACGGTCTTCGCGCTGGGGGTGATGCCGTACATCAGCGCGTCGATCATCCTGCAGCTTCTGACCGTGGTCTGGCCGTATCTCGAGCGGCTGTCCAAGGAAGGCGAGCTCGGACGCCGGAAGATCACGCAGTACACGCGGTACGGGACGATCCTCCTGAGCGTGGTGCAGGCGCTCGGGATCGCGATCTTCCTCGAGAACGCGTCGCAGGCGGGCGGCTACCAGATCGTCACCAACCCGGGGTGGGGCTTCCGCCTGATGACGGTGCTGACGCTCTCGACCGGGTCGACGCTCGTGATGTGGCTCGGCGAGCAGATCACGGAGCGCGGCATCGGCAACGGGATGTCGCTCCTGATCTACGCGGGGATCGTCGTCGGGCTGCCGCGCGGCGCGCTGGCCACGATCCAGCAGTTGCGCATGGGCAGCATCGGCTTGTTCACGCTGATCATCCTCGTCGTGCTGATGGTGGCGGTCGTCGGCGCCGTCGTCTTCGTCGAGCGCGGCCATCGGCGGGTCACCGTGCAGTACGCCCGCCGGATGGTCGGCCGGCGGCTGATGGGCGGCACGAGCACGCACATCCCGCTCAAGGTCAACACCGGCGGCGTCATGCCGGTGATCTTCGCGTCGTCGATTCTGGCGTTTCCACAGACGCTGAAGCCGATGTTCGCGGCGACGAGCTTCGCCGACCGGGCGATTACCCAGTTGAGCATCGGGTACCCGCTCTACAACCTGCTCTACGTCGGGTTGATCGTGTTCTTCGCGTACTTCTACACGGCGATCATCTTCAATCCGGATGACGTCGCCGAGAACATGCGGAAGTACGGCGGGTTCGTGCCCGGCATCCGGCCGGGCAAACGGACGGCCGAGCACATCGATCAGATCCTGGCGCGGGTGACGCTCGCCGGCGCGCTCTACCTGGCGGCGATCGCGCTCTTGCCCGAGCTGCTGCTGACCGGGTTCAAAGTGCAGCCGATCCCGTTCATCGGCGACCGGCTGGACGCGATCATGCCGCGCTTCATCACCGAGGGGCTGGGCGTGCCGTTCTACTTCGGCGGGACGTCGCTGCTGATCATCGTCGGCGTCGCGATGGACACCGTGCAGCAGGTCGAGTCGCAGTTGATCATGCGGCACTACGACGGGTTCATGAAGAAGACGCGGATCCGGGGCCGGCGCGGGTAG
- the fusA gene encoding elongation factor G — protein MKVFDAAAIRNVALVGHSGSGKTQLASALLFDGGASTRLGKVDEGTTVTDFDEEAIARKHTLAASLAYFEWNKCKINLIDTPGAGNFLSETRAALRVVDAAVVVVDAVAGVQVSTEKAWETAESLGLPRLVVCNRLDRERASLDRALESMHATLGRACVPVQLPIGAERDFRGVVDLVTMKAFTFATDESGKTTEGPVPDALSAEAEAARTTLIEMVAEADDSLMEKFFEAGTLTQDELTAGLTRSVRAGRLFPVFCASAVRNMGAQPLATAIVTYVPSPADRPFSGTTSTGEPATLEASDAAPLLLWVWKTMADQFAGRVTLFRVLSGVLRADSTVHNLTRDVPERIGHVLVLEGKTQTHVPELHAGDLGAVAKLRDTRTNDRLGDRSLTFTPAPITFPSPVLSYAIEPKNRSDEDKIGPAMQRLVEEDPSIGYTRDPQTHDLLLSGQGQLHIEVTVAKLKRRFGVEVTLKPPHIPYRETITVRAEAHGRHKKQTGGHGQFGDCKIRVEPLPRGAEFEFVDDIFGGSIPRQFIPAVEKGIQDARVRGHLAGYPMVDFRVVLTDGAYHDVDSNELSFKLAGRLAYKDAMSKARPTLLEPIMTVEVYAPSDFAGDLMGDLNSRRGRIAGMETRGNGTVIKASVPMAEMLTYEQTLTSHTGGRGAYHMEFSHYEEVPSHLHAKIIAASKAERGEMKEEEA, from the coding sequence ATGAAGGTCTTCGACGCGGCGGCGATCCGGAACGTGGCGCTCGTAGGGCACAGCGGCAGCGGCAAGACGCAGCTGGCTTCCGCGCTGCTGTTCGACGGCGGCGCCTCGACCCGACTCGGGAAGGTGGACGAAGGAACCACCGTGACGGATTTCGACGAGGAAGCCATCGCGCGCAAGCACACGCTCGCCGCGTCGCTCGCCTACTTCGAGTGGAACAAGTGCAAGATCAACCTGATCGACACCCCGGGCGCCGGCAACTTCCTCTCCGAGACGCGCGCCGCCTTGCGCGTCGTCGACGCCGCGGTCGTCGTCGTGGACGCCGTGGCCGGCGTCCAGGTCTCGACGGAGAAGGCGTGGGAAACCGCCGAAAGCCTGGGGCTGCCCCGGCTCGTCGTCTGTAACCGTCTCGATCGCGAGCGGGCGAGCCTCGATCGGGCGCTCGAGTCGATGCACGCCACGCTCGGCCGGGCGTGCGTGCCGGTGCAACTGCCGATCGGGGCCGAGCGCGACTTCCGCGGCGTCGTGGATCTCGTCACCATGAAGGCGTTCACGTTCGCGACCGACGAGTCGGGCAAGACGACCGAGGGCCCGGTCCCGGACGCGCTCTCGGCCGAGGCCGAGGCGGCGCGGACGACGTTGATCGAGATGGTGGCCGAGGCCGACGACTCGCTGATGGAGAAGTTCTTCGAGGCCGGCACGCTGACGCAGGACGAGCTGACCGCCGGCCTCACCAGGTCGGTCCGGGCGGGCCGCCTCTTCCCGGTGTTCTGCGCCTCGGCGGTTCGGAACATGGGCGCGCAGCCGCTCGCGACGGCCATCGTCACCTACGTGCCGTCGCCAGCCGATCGACCGTTCAGCGGAACGACCTCCACGGGCGAACCGGCCACGCTCGAGGCCAGCGACGCCGCCCCGCTCCTGCTCTGGGTCTGGAAGACGATGGCGGATCAGTTCGCGGGACGGGTGACGTTGTTCCGCGTGCTGTCCGGCGTGCTGCGCGCGGACTCCACCGTGCACAACCTCACTCGAGACGTCCCGGAACGCATCGGCCACGTGCTCGTGCTCGAGGGCAAGACGCAGACGCACGTGCCGGAGCTGCACGCGGGCGACCTCGGGGCGGTCGCGAAGCTGCGCGATACGCGCACGAACGACCGGCTCGGCGACCGCAGCCTGACGTTCACGCCGGCCCCGATCACGTTCCCCAGCCCGGTGCTCTCGTACGCGATCGAGCCGAAGAACCGCAGCGACGAGGACAAGATCGGGCCGGCCATGCAGCGGCTGGTCGAGGAGGACCCCTCCATCGGCTACACGCGCGACCCGCAGACGCACGACCTGCTGCTGTCGGGACAGGGCCAGCTCCACATCGAAGTCACGGTGGCGAAGCTCAAGCGCCGGTTCGGCGTCGAGGTGACGCTGAAGCCGCCCCACATCCCCTACCGCGAGACCATCACGGTCCGGGCGGAGGCGCACGGCCGCCACAAGAAGCAGACGGGCGGCCACGGCCAGTTCGGCGACTGCAAGATCCGCGTCGAGCCGCTGCCCCGCGGCGCCGAGTTCGAGTTCGTCGACGACATCTTCGGCGGCTCGATTCCCAGACAGTTCATTCCGGCCGTGGAGAAGGGCATCCAGGATGCTCGGGTGCGAGGCCATCTCGCCGGCTACCCGATGGTCGACTTCCGCGTGGTGCTGACCGACGGGGCCTACCACGACGTCGACTCCAACGAGCTGTCGTTCAAGCTCGCAGGCCGGCTCGCCTACAAGGATGCGATGTCCAAGGCGCGGCCGACGCTGCTCGAGCCGATCATGACCGTCGAGGTCTATGCGCCATCCGATTTCGCCGGCGACCTCATGGGCGATCTCAACAGCCGGCGCGGCAGAATCGCCGGGATGGAGACACGCGGCAACGGAACGGTCATCAAGGCGAGCGTGCCGATGGCGGAGATGCTGACCTACGAGCAGACGCTGACGTCACACACCGGCGGCCGTGGCGCCTATCACATGGAGTTCTCCCACTACGAAGAGGTCCCGAGCCATCTGCACGCGAAGATCATCGCCGCGTCGAAGGCCGAGCGTGGCGAGATGAAGGAAGAAGAAGCCTAG
- the rpmJ gene encoding 50S ribosomal protein L36 codes for MKVRASVKRICDKCKVVRRQGVVRIICSNQKHKQRQG; via the coding sequence ATGAAGGTCAGGGCATCGGTGAAGCGGATTTGCGACAAGTGCAAGGTGGTGCGCCGGCAGGGCGTCGTGCGGATCATCTGCTCGAACCAGAAGCACAAGCAGCGCCAGGGATAG
- the rplQ gene encoding 50S ribosomal protein L17 — MAYRKLGRVTEHRIAMLRNQASALIEHERIETTVARAKELRPFVERIISVAKRSLGAPEGSTHHVTARRTVGQDIVDRAVLRKLFETVAPKYVDRAGGYTRLLRLGHRRGDAADVAQVELVGFEFNPDAVKTAKGGDAAPDAPKKKTVGGRIREALTGGRKKKDESQQPKAKADKAAKGAGRRSTTPRKAGGS; from the coding sequence GTGGCATACAGGAAGCTCGGCCGCGTCACGGAGCACCGCATCGCGATGCTCCGCAACCAGGCGTCGGCGTTGATCGAGCACGAGCGCATCGAGACGACCGTCGCCCGCGCGAAGGAGCTGCGGCCGTTCGTCGAGCGGATCATCTCGGTGGCCAAGCGCAGTCTCGGCGCGCCGGAAGGCAGCACGCATCACGTGACCGCCCGCCGAACCGTCGGGCAGGACATCGTCGACCGCGCCGTGCTCCGGAAGCTGTTCGAGACGGTCGCGCCGAAGTACGTCGATCGGGCGGGCGGCTACACGCGATTGCTCCGGCTCGGTCACCGCCGCGGTGACGCAGCGGACGTCGCGCAGGTGGAGCTCGTCGGGTTCGAGTTCAACCCCGATGCGGTGAAGACGGCCAAGGGCGGCGACGCCGCGCCGGACGCGCCGAAGAAGAAGACGGTCGGCGGCCGCATCCGCGAGGCGCTCACGGGCGGACGGAAGAAGAAAGACGAGAGCCAGCAGCCGAAGGCCAAGGCCGACAAGGCCGCCAAGGGCGCCGGCCGCCGAAGCACCACCCCGCGCAAGGCAGGCGGCAGCTAG
- the rpmD gene encoding 50S ribosomal protein L30 — MTANKKLRVTQLRSGIGFDKKQKTALRSLGLRRIRQTVEVEDTKATRGLILQVRHLVSVEE, encoded by the coding sequence ATGACGGCGAACAAGAAGCTCAGAGTGACCCAGTTGCGCAGCGGCATCGGGTTCGACAAGAAGCAGAAGACCGCGCTGCGGAGCCTCGGTCTGCGGCGCATCCGTCAGACGGTCGAGGTCGAGGACACGAAGGCCACGCGCGGCCTGATCCTTCAGGTGCGGCACCTGGTGAGCGTCGAGGAGTAA
- a CDS encoding DNA-directed RNA polymerase subunit alpha — protein sequence MLWKGFQRPKRLDFERETLTDRFGRFTAQPFERGFGTTVGNALRRVLLSSIEGAAVTAVKIEGVLHEFAPIQGVVEDATDIILNLKQIPLKLHTDQAKTLLVRALKPGEVRARDIEADADVEILEPDAHIATVSEGGRLEMELRVKRGRGYVSADKNFDEDLGIGWIPIDSVHSPVKRVNYTVEAARIGQVTDYDKLTLEVSTNGAVTARDAVSLAAKLIRDHFTIFVGLDEAADQPLEGASDQPASSVNEHLDKSVEELELSVRSYNCLKNANIRTLRELVQKTEGEMLKTKNFGRKSLNEIKEILASLGLSLGMRLDQGDETGA from the coding sequence ATGCTCTGGAAGGGATTTCAGCGTCCGAAGCGACTCGACTTCGAACGGGAGACGTTGACCGACCGGTTCGGCCGGTTCACCGCCCAGCCGTTCGAGCGCGGGTTCGGGACGACGGTGGGCAACGCGCTGCGGCGCGTGCTGCTGTCGTCGATCGAGGGCGCGGCCGTGACCGCGGTGAAGATCGAGGGGGTGCTCCACGAGTTCGCGCCGATTCAGGGCGTGGTGGAGGATGCGACCGACATCATCCTGAATCTGAAGCAGATCCCGCTGAAGCTGCACACCGATCAGGCGAAGACGCTGCTCGTGCGCGCGCTGAAGCCCGGCGAGGTGCGCGCGCGCGACATCGAAGCCGACGCGGACGTCGAGATCCTGGAGCCGGACGCGCACATCGCGACCGTCAGCGAGGGCGGCCGCCTCGAGATGGAGCTGCGCGTGAAGCGCGGCCGCGGGTACGTCTCGGCCGACAAGAACTTCGACGAGGACCTGGGCATCGGCTGGATTCCGATTGACTCGGTGCACTCGCCCGTCAAGCGCGTGAACTACACGGTGGAGGCGGCGCGCATCGGCCAGGTGACCGACTACGACAAGCTGACGCTCGAGGTGTCGACCAACGGTGCCGTCACGGCGCGCGATGCCGTGTCGCTCGCGGCGAAGCTCATCCGCGATCACTTCACGATCTTCGTCGGCCTCGACGAGGCCGCGGATCAGCCGCTGGAAGGCGCGTCCGATCAGCCCGCCTCGTCGGTCAACGAGCACCTCGACAAGAGCGTCGAGGAGCTGGAGCTGTCGGTGCGGTCGTACAACTGCCTGAAGAACGCGAACATCCGCACCCTGCGCGAGCTCGTCCAGAAGACCGAGGGCGAGATGCTGAAGACGAAGAACTTCGGGCGCAAGTCGCTCAACGAGATCAAGGAAATCCTCGCGAGCCTGGGCCTGAGCCTCGGCATGCGGCTCGATCAGGGAGACGAGACGGGGGCGTGA
- the rplO gene encoding 50S ribosomal protein L15: MSLNNLRPPKGAKHPRKRVGRGPGSGHGKTASRGAKGAKSRSGYRFKRGFEGGQTPLHRRLPKRGFTNPFRVEYHVVNLDTLEQIFESGASVTPEILRERGVVRDASGPIKVLGRGEIAKPLTVKAHKFSGSAAGKIAAAGGAAVVIPS, encoded by the coding sequence ATGTCGCTGAACAATCTGCGCCCGCCGAAGGGCGCCAAGCATCCACGGAAGCGCGTCGGGCGCGGGCCCGGCTCGGGTCACGGCAAGACCGCGTCGCGCGGCGCGAAGGGCGCCAAGTCGCGATCGGGGTACCGGTTCAAGCGCGGGTTCGAGGGCGGCCAGACGCCGCTGCACCGCCGGCTGCCGAAGCGCGGGTTCACCAACCCGTTCCGCGTGGAGTACCACGTGGTGAACCTCGATACGCTGGAGCAGATCTTCGAGTCGGGGGCTTCGGTCACGCCGGAGATCCTGCGCGAGCGGGGCGTCGTGCGCGATGCGTCGGGCCCGATCAAGGTGCTGGGCCGAGGCGAGATCGCGAAGCCGCTGACCGTCAAGGCGCACAAGTTCAGCGGCTCGGCGGCCGGCAAGATCGCGGCGGCCGGCGGCGCGGCGGTGGTCATCCCGTCGTAG